Proteins encoded within one genomic window of Lysinibacillus louembei:
- the cysD gene encoding sulfate adenylyltransferase subunit CysD encodes MTELTHLDQLEAEAIYIIREVAAECENPVMLYSIGKDSSVMLHLAMKAFYPEKPPFPFMHIDTTWKFKEMIEFRDRRAKELGIDMIVHANEEGLAQNINPFDHGSAYTDIMKTQALKDGLNKYGFTAAFGGGRRDEEKSRAKERIFSFRNKNHAWDPKSQRPEMWKHFNTKIHKGESIRVFPISNWTEKDIWQYIRRENIDIVPLYFAKERPVVYREGNYVMVDDERMRLQPDEEVLLKKVRFRTLGCYPLTGGVESNAVTLDEIIEETLGAVTSERTTRVIDQEAVGSMERRKREGYF; translated from the coding sequence ATGACTGAACTTACACATCTTGATCAGCTTGAGGCAGAAGCAATTTATATTATTAGGGAAGTAGCTGCAGAGTGTGAAAACCCTGTTATGCTCTATTCGATTGGTAAGGATAGCTCTGTAATGCTACATTTAGCAATGAAAGCATTCTACCCTGAAAAGCCACCATTTCCATTTATGCATATCGATACGACATGGAAATTTAAAGAGATGATAGAGTTTCGCGACCGTCGTGCGAAGGAGCTAGGTATTGACATGATTGTGCATGCGAATGAGGAAGGGCTTGCGCAAAATATAAATCCATTTGACCACGGCTCAGCTTATACGGATATCATGAAAACACAGGCATTGAAGGATGGTTTAAATAAATATGGTTTTACAGCCGCCTTTGGTGGTGGTAGACGTGATGAGGAGAAGTCTCGTGCAAAGGAGCGCATTTTCTCATTCCGCAATAAAAACCACGCATGGGACCCAAAAAGCCAGCGTCCTGAAATGTGGAAGCACTTTAATACGAAGATTCATAAAGGTGAAAGTATACGTGTTTTCCCGATTTCTAATTGGACAGAAAAGGATATTTGGCAATATATTCGCCGAGAAAATATCGATATTGTGCCTCTTTATTTTGCAAAGGAAAGACCTGTCGTTTATCGTGAGGGCAATTATGTTATGGTCGATGATGAGCGCATGCGTCTACAGCCAGATGAGGAAGTGCTATTGAAAAAGGTTCGCTTCCGTACATTAGGCTGCTATCCATTAACAGGTGGTGTCGAATCAAATGCGGTGACATTGGATGAGATTATTGAAGAAACATTAGGCGCAGTGACATCCGAGCGTACAACGCGCGTAATCGACCAAGAGGCTGTTGGCAGCATGGAAAGACGTAAGCGAGAGGGGTATTTCTAA
- the cysC gene encoding adenylyl-sulfate kinase has product MKSLLKFITCGSVDDGKSTLIGHMLYDAKLLFADQEKALELDSKLGSRGGEIDYSLLLDGLLAEREQGITIDVAYRYFTTDHRSFIVADTPGHEEYTRNMAVGASFADLAIILVDATKGVITQTKRHARICALMGVKNLVLAINKMDLVNFNEVRFTKIKNDFLQLIEEFRLESVQVIPVSATNGDNITKKSANTPWYDGLALLPYLESVDIHQEQEQDFFLMPVQRVSRPNHTFRGFQGQIEAGKIAVGDEITTLPSNEKAKVKSIFVTDREVQIASAGQPVTIQLHREVDVSRGCVLTTDREIAVADLLTAQILWMDDTELEVGKNYFIKVGTKTIPSTIVAIHHKVDINTGQHLKADKITKNELATCDIALSEKVVFDAFERNEALGNFILIDRITNMTAACGVVQEAVEDNKNIFWQQTDVTREVRAEQKGQKPLTLWFTGLSGSGKSTLANEVEKRLVSLGYHTMLLDGDNVRLGLNKDLGFEEAGRIENIRRIAEVAKLMNDAGLITLTSFISPFEQERRKAQQIVGDAYIEIYVSTPLEVCEKRDVKGLYQKARAQEIADFTGISSPYEEPEKPHITIDTSDISLEDAADYIVKEVLKIGGK; this is encoded by the coding sequence ATGAAAAGTTTATTGAAGTTCATTACATGCGGCAGTGTCGATGATGGTAAATCAACATTAATTGGCCATATGCTGTATGATGCAAAGCTATTATTTGCTGACCAAGAAAAAGCTTTGGAGCTAGATAGCAAGCTAGGAAGCCGCGGTGGGGAAATTGATTATTCACTGCTTTTAGATGGTTTGCTGGCAGAGCGTGAGCAAGGAATAACAATTGATGTTGCTTATCGTTATTTTACAACAGACCATCGTTCATTTATTGTGGCGGATACTCCAGGGCATGAGGAATATACACGTAACATGGCTGTGGGGGCTTCCTTTGCAGACCTTGCGATTATTTTAGTAGATGCAACAAAGGGCGTTATTACACAAACGAAGCGTCATGCACGTATTTGTGCGCTAATGGGTGTAAAAAATCTTGTGCTTGCTATCAATAAGATGGATTTAGTGAATTTTAATGAAGTACGCTTTACGAAAATTAAAAATGACTTCTTGCAGTTGATTGAGGAGTTTCGTTTAGAGAGTGTGCAAGTAATTCCAGTTTCTGCGACGAACGGAGACAATATTACGAAAAAATCTGCAAATACGCCATGGTACGATGGTTTAGCATTGCTGCCTTATTTAGAGTCAGTGGACATTCATCAAGAGCAAGAGCAAGATTTTTTCTTAATGCCTGTTCAACGTGTGAGTAGACCGAACCATACATTCCGAGGCTTCCAAGGACAAATTGAGGCAGGGAAAATCGCAGTCGGTGATGAAATTACGACATTGCCAAGCAATGAAAAGGCGAAGGTAAAAAGCATTTTCGTCACAGATCGTGAAGTGCAAATTGCTAGTGCGGGGCAGCCTGTGACAATCCAATTACACAGAGAGGTAGATGTTTCGCGCGGCTGTGTATTAACAACAGACAGGGAAATTGCAGTAGCAGATTTGTTGACGGCTCAAATTTTATGGATGGATGATACAGAGCTTGAGGTGGGAAAAAACTATTTCATTAAAGTAGGAACGAAAACGATTCCTAGCACAATTGTTGCAATTCATCATAAGGTAGACATTAATACAGGCCAGCATTTAAAGGCGGATAAAATTACTAAAAATGAGTTGGCGACATGTGATATTGCATTATCTGAAAAGGTTGTTTTTGATGCCTTTGAACGAAATGAGGCATTAGGCAATTTTATTTTAATTGATCGCATTACGAATATGACTGCGGCATGCGGTGTCGTGCAAGAGGCTGTTGAAGATAATAAAAATATTTTTTGGCAGCAAACAGATGTGACGCGCGAGGTGCGTGCTGAGCAAAAAGGACAAAAGCCATTAACATTATGGTTCACAGGGCTTTCTGGCTCAGGGAAATCGACACTAGCAAACGAAGTAGAAAAGCGCCTTGTATCATTAGGCTACCATACGATGCTGCTTGATGGTGATAATGTGCGATTAGGATTAAATAAAGATTTGGGCTTTGAAGAGGCTGGACGTATCGAAAATATTCGCCGCATCGCAGAGGTGGCGAAGCTGATGAACGATGCGGGATTAATTACATTAACATCGTTTATTTCACCTTTTGAGCAGGAACGCCGCAAAGCACAGCAAATCGTCGGAGATGCTTATATTGAAATATATGTGAGCACACCGCTTGAAGTATGTGAAAAACGTGATGTTAAAGGGCTTTACCAAAAAGCTCGTGCACAGGAAATAGCAGATTTTACAGGAATCTCGAGCCCATATGAGGAGCCAGAAAAACCGCATATTACAATTGACACAAGCGATATTTCCTTAGAGGATGCTGCGGATTATATTGTCAAAGAAGTATTGAAGATAGGTGGAAAATAG
- the cysQ gene encoding 3'(2'),5'-bisphosphate nucleotidase CysQ: MKNLIQILEPIRIAFKAGQEILTVYHTNEMNIELKNDESPVTIADKRAHQIIYSQLISSYPHIPVISEEGELADYTERSKWHALWLVDPLDGTKEFIKRNGEFTVNIALVEDGTPVLGVIYCPVLDTMYFASSELGSYQLINCTQRLEKIDSEGALLTIAQKLPIETARESFAIAVSRSHFSNETEAYIQKMREQHQQIELVTSGSSIKMCLVAEGKVDVYPRFSYSMEWDTAAGEAIVKYSGGQVLDTTTNQPLLYNKVQLKNPFHIVTRA; the protein is encoded by the coding sequence ATGAAAAACCTTATACAAATTTTAGAGCCGATTCGTATCGCCTTTAAAGCCGGCCAAGAAATTTTAACTGTTTATCATACAAACGAGATGAACATCGAATTAAAAAATGATGAATCTCCTGTCACAATTGCAGACAAAAGGGCACATCAAATTATTTATTCACAGCTTATCAGCAGCTATCCACATATTCCTGTCATTAGTGAGGAGGGCGAGCTTGCAGATTATACAGAGCGCAGCAAATGGCATGCTTTATGGCTAGTTGACCCGCTAGATGGCACAAAGGAATTTATTAAACGCAACGGGGAATTCACCGTCAATATCGCCCTCGTTGAAGATGGCACACCTGTGCTTGGCGTTATTTATTGCCCTGTACTTGATACAATGTATTTTGCCTCTAGCGAACTCGGCTCATATCAATTAATCAATTGCACTCAACGTCTCGAAAAAATTGATAGCGAAGGTGCATTGTTAACAATTGCTCAAAAGTTGCCTATCGAAACAGCTAGAGAATCCTTTGCTATTGCTGTAAGTCGCTCACATTTTTCCAACGAGACAGAGGCATATATTCAAAAAATGCGGGAGCAGCATCAACAAATCGAGCTTGTAACATCTGGTAGCTCCATTAAAATGTGCCTCGTCGCAGAAGGTAAGGTTGATGTCTACCCCCGCTTCAGCTACTCAATGGAATGGGATACTGCTGCTGGTGAAGCCATCGTAAAATATAGTGGCGGCCAAGTACTTGATACGACAACAAATCAGCCTTTGCTCTATAATAAAGTGCAATTAAAAAATCCATTCCATATTGTGACAAGAGCATAG
- a CDS encoding LysR family transcriptional regulator: MNIEELHTFIKLCEIKNFTKTADALCMSQPTVSLHIKNLEREFQTQLFQRSPKLLCITPTGEILLERARQMVQLYEQTSQELLDYHHTVQGHLKIGASFTIGEYILPPLLVKLKEQYPELSFQIIIGNTEEIVQCAKLFQVDIGLVEGKTNEKEIIVEPFKDDELVIVSAACHPLAAKKNVSIADLQNEDWITREIGSGTGEYLKQFLQANELKVKTLMSISSIQGIKETVMNNLGLSMLSKSVIERDLKTGEMHVIQLDAPPLLRTLSYIYAPSMKEKRNVNIFIEALRQLF, from the coding sequence ATGAATATTGAGGAGCTTCATACGTTTATTAAGTTATGCGAAATAAAAAATTTCACAAAAACCGCTGATGCACTATGTATGTCACAGCCAACGGTAAGCTTACATATTAAAAACTTAGAAAGGGAATTTCAAACACAGCTTTTCCAACGTTCCCCTAAGCTACTTTGCATTACACCTACTGGGGAAATATTGCTAGAGCGAGCGAGGCAAATGGTACAGCTCTATGAACAAACAAGTCAGGAGCTATTAGATTATCACCATACAGTGCAAGGTCATCTAAAAATCGGTGCAAGCTTTACAATTGGTGAATACATCCTTCCTCCATTACTTGTTAAATTAAAAGAACAATACCCTGAGCTTTCCTTTCAAATTATTATTGGTAATACTGAGGAAATTGTTCAATGTGCTAAGCTTTTTCAAGTTGATATCGGCTTAGTTGAAGGCAAAACAAACGAAAAAGAAATTATCGTAGAGCCGTTTAAAGATGATGAGCTAGTAATTGTTTCCGCCGCCTGCCATCCGTTAGCAGCTAAAAAAAATGTGTCAATTGCTGATTTGCAAAATGAAGATTGGATTACGCGTGAAATTGGCTCAGGAACAGGCGAATATTTAAAGCAGTTTTTACAAGCAAATGAGCTGAAAGTAAAAACATTAATGTCCATTAGCAGCATCCAAGGAATAAAGGAAACTGTTATGAATAATTTAGGTCTTTCCATGCTATCAAAAAGTGTTATCGAACGAGATTTAAAGACGGGTGAAATGCATGTAATACAGCTCGATGCCCCTCCTCTTTTACGGACACTATCGTACATTTACGCACCTTCAATGAAAGAAAAAAGGAATGTCAACATATTCATTGAAGCATTGCGTCAACTATTTTAA
- the cobA gene encoding uroporphyrinogen-III C-methyltransferase: MGKVYIVGAGPGDVELITVKGLRCIKEADVILYDRLINHELLSYAKPNAQLIFCGKLPNRHAMIQEHINHSLVQYAKQGKVVTRLKGGDPFVFGRGAEEAEVLASHHIPYEIVPGITSGIAAPAYAGIPVTHRDLGSSFAIVTGHMREGKDDSIKWESLANGVDTLAIYMGVGNLPYICNQLLKYGRAATTPVALVHMGTFEEQQTVTGTLETIVDIALESNVKNPSIIIVGEVVSLREKIQWFEVQNQLSESVV; this comes from the coding sequence ATGGGTAAAGTTTATATTGTTGGTGCTGGGCCTGGAGATGTAGAGCTTATCACGGTAAAAGGACTTCGTTGTATTAAAGAAGCGGATGTTATTTTATATGATCGTTTAATTAATCATGAGTTATTAAGCTATGCAAAGCCAAATGCACAATTGATTTTTTGTGGAAAACTGCCAAATCGCCATGCGATGATTCAAGAGCATATTAACCATTCACTTGTACAGTATGCAAAGCAAGGTAAGGTGGTAACGCGTTTAAAGGGTGGAGACCCATTTGTCTTTGGACGTGGTGCCGAGGAGGCAGAAGTATTAGCAAGCCACCATATTCCATATGAAATCGTTCCAGGAATTACATCTGGTATTGCAGCGCCAGCCTATGCAGGCATCCCTGTGACGCATCGTGATCTTGGCTCAAGTTTTGCTATTGTGACAGGGCATATGAGAGAAGGGAAGGATGATTCAATTAAATGGGAAAGCCTTGCTAATGGCGTCGATACATTAGCGATTTATATGGGTGTTGGCAATTTACCTTATATTTGTAATCAACTATTAAAATATGGGCGTGCTGCGACAACGCCTGTTGCCCTTGTTCATATGGGGACATTTGAAGAACAGCAAACCGTTACAGGGACGCTTGAGACAATTGTTGACATTGCATTGGAGAGCAATGTGAAAAATCCTAGCATTATTATTGTTGGAGAAGTGGTTTCATTGCGAGAAAAAATTCAATGGTTTGAGGTGCAAAATCAATTAAGTGAAAGTGTTGTGTAG
- a CDS encoding sirohydrochlorin chelatase, which translates to MQAILYIGHGTRLKQGVGEALQFIEAVKQQIPIEIQEIAFLELVEPDIVQGVGRCVAQGATTIAIVPLLLLTAQHAKEDIPLEIEKAQLYPHVQFTLGRPFGIHDKLIATIYKRIQEQQIEISHEAEVLLIGRGSSDTAVVRDMQEISELVRSKFGFSSVKACFLYGAGPAFQDALEAIKERDVKQLFIVPYLLFSGLLSKGIEKDIKASEFDRSRVILCSSLGYDDNVQQVLIERVQEALQIRGDMNDKAKEQ; encoded by the coding sequence ATGCAGGCTATTTTATATATCGGTCATGGCACAAGACTAAAGCAAGGAGTGGGGGAGGCCCTTCAATTTATTGAAGCGGTTAAACAGCAAATTCCTATTGAAATTCAGGAGATTGCGTTTTTAGAGCTAGTAGAGCCAGATATAGTGCAGGGTGTTGGGCGTTGTGTAGCACAAGGAGCAACAACAATAGCGATTGTGCCATTGCTGCTATTAACAGCGCAGCATGCCAAGGAGGATATTCCGTTAGAAATAGAAAAAGCGCAGCTTTATCCACATGTGCAATTTACACTTGGGCGACCATTTGGAATTCACGACAAATTAATTGCTACCATTTATAAGCGCATTCAGGAGCAACAAATTGAAATTTCACATGAAGCAGAGGTGCTATTAATAGGGCGAGGCAGCAGCGATACAGCTGTTGTGCGAGATATGCAGGAAATTAGTGAGCTCGTGCGTAGCAAATTTGGTTTTTCATCTGTAAAGGCATGCTTTTTATATGGAGCAGGTCCAGCCTTTCAAGATGCGCTAGAAGCGATTAAAGAACGCGATGTGAAGCAATTATTTATCGTGCCATATTTATTATTTTCTGGGCTGTTAAGCAAAGGGATTGAAAAAGATATAAAAGCATCGGAATTTGACCGTTCACGTGTCATTTTATGCTCCAGTTTAGGTTATGACGACAATGTTCAGCAAGTATTAATAGAGCGAGTGCAAGAGGCTTTGCAAATAAGGGGGGACATGAATGACAAAGCAAAAGAGCAATAG
- a CDS encoding YezD family protein — MTKQKSNSELTLESIKEMLGSIKFGTITLVIQDGHVVQIEKNEKIRLK, encoded by the coding sequence ATGACAAAGCAAAAGAGCAATAGTGAGCTTACACTTGAAAGCATTAAAGAAATGTTAGGGTCGATTAAATTTGGAACGATTACACTCGTTATACAAGATGGGCATGTCGTTCAAATTGAAAAGAACGAAAAAATTCGTTTGAAATAA
- a CDS encoding assimilatory sulfite reductase (NADPH) flavoprotein subunit — translation MTLQVLNSPFSEEQVKQLNTLLPTLNDYQKIWLTGYLSVVPATAVVPVIDTAEEVKVIATEPQSATILYGSQTGNAQSLAEKLGKELKDAGVEATVLAMSAFKTNQLKKLTNLFIITSTHGEGTPPDNAIQFHEFLYSKRAPKLESIQYSVLALGDSSYEFFCKTGADFDEQLAKLGAQRIVPRVDCDLDYDDLAAGWFENVKNALVTAAPATASQTSAITKEASSTQYSKKNPFYAEVLEKINLNGRGSNKVTYHVELSLEESGLTYAPGDSIGILPENDEQLVHLLIEALGFQQEEIVQVDEQAVPLGKVLQRKLEITVLSKPLLQKIQNFTVNSDLAELLQDDQKWKDYVYGRDLLDVVRSFGPFSWNAQQFVELLRKIPARLYSIASSQEANEEEAHLTIGKVSYETDGRDRLGVCSGQIAERIEIGQKLPIYIHANPNFKLPQDDNIPIIMIGAGTGIAPFRSFVEERAARGAEGKSWLFFGDQHFVTDFLYQTDWQGWVKDGALTNLTTAFSRDGEEKVYVQHRLQEHAKELYEWIEQGAVIYVCGDEKTMAADVDKTLHAIIAEQGAKAAEQAAEYINNLKQQQRYQRDVY, via the coding sequence TTGACTTTACAAGTATTGAACAGCCCTTTTAGTGAGGAGCAAGTAAAACAATTAAACACGCTATTACCTACATTAAATGACTATCAAAAAATTTGGTTAACAGGTTATTTAAGCGTTGTACCAGCGACAGCAGTAGTGCCGGTTATTGACACAGCAGAAGAGGTAAAGGTGATTGCTACAGAGCCGCAATCAGCAACGATTTTATATGGCTCGCAAACAGGTAATGCTCAAAGCTTAGCGGAAAAGCTTGGGAAAGAACTGAAGGACGCTGGTGTAGAGGCAACCGTCTTAGCAATGTCAGCATTTAAAACAAATCAGCTAAAGAAGTTAACAAATTTATTTATTATTACGAGTACACATGGCGAGGGGACACCGCCAGATAATGCGATTCAATTCCATGAATTTTTATATAGCAAACGGGCGCCGAAGCTAGAGAGTATACAGTATTCTGTGTTAGCGCTTGGCGATAGCTCTTACGAGTTTTTCTGCAAAACAGGTGCTGACTTTGATGAGCAATTAGCAAAGCTTGGTGCACAGCGCATCGTGCCACGTGTTGACTGTGATTTAGATTATGATGACTTAGCAGCAGGTTGGTTTGAAAATGTGAAAAATGCATTAGTCACAGCGGCTCCAGCTACTGCCTCGCAAACAAGTGCGATAACGAAAGAAGCTAGTAGTACACAATATTCGAAAAAGAATCCATTTTATGCAGAGGTGCTTGAAAAAATTAATTTAAATGGACGCGGCTCTAATAAAGTGACATACCATGTTGAACTTTCATTAGAGGAATCAGGATTAACATACGCGCCAGGTGATAGCATTGGCATTTTACCTGAAAACGATGAGCAGCTAGTTCACTTATTAATTGAAGCATTAGGCTTCCAGCAAGAGGAAATCGTTCAAGTGGATGAGCAAGCTGTACCATTAGGTAAAGTGCTACAAAGAAAGCTTGAAATTACGGTATTATCAAAGCCGTTGCTACAAAAAATTCAAAACTTTACAGTCAATTCGGATTTAGCGGAGCTTTTACAAGATGATCAGAAGTGGAAGGACTATGTATACGGTCGAGATTTATTAGATGTGGTACGAAGCTTTGGTCCATTTTCGTGGAATGCGCAGCAATTTGTTGAGCTATTGCGCAAAATTCCAGCACGCTTATACTCGATTGCCTCAAGTCAGGAAGCAAATGAGGAAGAGGCGCATTTAACAATCGGCAAAGTGAGCTACGAGACAGATGGGCGCGATCGGCTTGGTGTTTGCTCAGGTCAAATTGCAGAGCGCATTGAGATTGGGCAAAAGCTGCCTATTTATATTCATGCGAATCCGAATTTTAAATTACCACAGGATGACAATATACCAATTATTATGATTGGTGCTGGTACAGGGATTGCACCATTCCGCTCATTCGTGGAGGAGCGTGCAGCACGCGGAGCGGAAGGCAAGTCATGGCTATTTTTTGGTGACCAGCATTTCGTGACTGACTTCCTCTATCAAACAGATTGGCAGGGCTGGGTAAAGGATGGCGCATTAACAAATTTGACAACAGCATTTTCACGTGATGGTGAGGAGAAAGTATACGTCCAGCATCGCTTACAGGAGCATGCAAAGGAGCTATATGAGTGGATTGAGCAAGGTGCTGTCATTTATGTATGTGGCGATGAGAAGACAATGGCGGCTGATGTTGATAAAACGCTTCATGCCATTATTGCAGAGCAAGGGGCAAAAGCAGCTGAGCAGGCAGCAGAATATATCAACAATTTAAAGCAGCAACAACGTTATCAAAGAGATGTTTATTAG
- the cysI gene encoding assimilatory sulfite reductase (NADPH) hemoprotein subunit — protein MTEKVVLPPQPGKPSDVERIKSESNYLRGTLEETMNNPLSSGIPDDDNRLMKFHGSYLQDDRDLRNERQKQKLEPAYQFMARVRTPGGAATPAQWLVMDEMGRKYGNGSLKLTTRQAFQVHGILKWNMKKYMQEIHEALLDCIAACGDVNRNVMCNVNPNQSKLHEEVYTWSAKLSEHLLPKTQAYHELWLDGEKVYDGQEKEVEPMYGALYLPRKFKIGIAIPPSNDIDVFSQDIGLIAIEENNQLIGFNVAVGGGMGMTHGDTATYPQLGRLVGYIPKERLLETAEKILTIQRDYGNRSVRKNARFKYTIDARGLDWFKEELHQRLGWQLEEARPYSFKRTGDEFGWIKGEDGKWHFTLFIQNGRVRDFEDYQLMTGLREIAKVHTGLFRLTPNQNLLIADVTPQKKRTIDALLKKYKITDGAHYSALRRNSIACVSLPTCGLAMAEAERYLPSLITKIDSILEEFGLLETEIGIRMSGCPNGCSRAAMGEIGFIGKGPGKYNLYLGGDFKGQRLNKIYRENIGEEEILSTLRPILEHYAKEREEQEHFGDFVIRQGYVEAVTDGRQFHLS, from the coding sequence ATGACGGAGAAAGTTGTATTACCACCACAGCCTGGTAAGCCAAGTGATGTGGAACGAATAAAAAGTGAAAGCAATTACTTGCGTGGTACGCTTGAAGAAACGATGAACAACCCATTAAGCTCAGGCATTCCTGATGATGATAATCGCTTAATGAAGTTTCATGGCAGCTATTTGCAGGATGATCGTGATTTGCGCAATGAACGCCAAAAGCAAAAGCTTGAACCAGCTTATCAATTTATGGCACGTGTGCGTACACCAGGTGGGGCAGCGACACCAGCACAATGGCTTGTAATGGATGAGATGGGGAGAAAGTATGGCAATGGCTCGCTCAAGCTAACAACACGTCAAGCATTCCAAGTACATGGAATTTTAAAATGGAATATGAAAAAGTATATGCAGGAAATTCATGAGGCACTGTTAGACTGTATCGCAGCATGCGGAGATGTCAATCGTAACGTAATGTGTAATGTCAATCCGAATCAATCGAAGCTGCATGAAGAGGTGTATACATGGTCTGCAAAGCTAAGTGAGCATCTACTGCCAAAAACGCAGGCTTATCACGAGCTATGGCTGGATGGCGAAAAGGTTTACGATGGGCAGGAAAAAGAGGTTGAGCCAATGTATGGTGCCTTGTATTTGCCACGTAAATTTAAAATCGGCATCGCTATACCACCAAGTAACGATATTGATGTTTTTTCACAGGATATCGGTTTGATTGCAATTGAAGAAAACAATCAGCTTATTGGCTTTAACGTTGCTGTTGGTGGCGGTATGGGGATGACACATGGCGATACGGCTACTTATCCGCAGCTTGGTCGTTTAGTCGGCTATATTCCAAAGGAACGTTTACTTGAGACGGCAGAGAAAATTTTAACGATTCAGCGTGATTATGGCAACCGTTCTGTACGTAAAAATGCGCGTTTTAAATATACGATTGATGCACGTGGTCTTGATTGGTTTAAAGAGGAGCTTCACCAACGTTTAGGCTGGCAGCTTGAAGAGGCTCGTCCATATTCCTTTAAACGTACAGGTGATGAGTTTGGCTGGATTAAAGGTGAAGATGGCAAATGGCATTTCACGCTCTTTATTCAAAATGGTCGTGTGCGTGATTTTGAGGACTATCAGCTAATGACGGGACTTCGTGAAATTGCAAAGGTGCATACAGGCTTATTCCGTCTAACGCCAAACCAAAACTTGCTAATTGCAGATGTGACACCACAGAAAAAGCGTACAATTGATGCGCTGTTGAAAAAATATAAAATTACAGATGGTGCACATTATTCTGCATTACGTCGCAATTCAATTGCTTGCGTATCACTGCCAACATGCGGCTTAGCAATGGCTGAAGCAGAGCGTTATTTGCCATCATTAATTACGAAAATTGATAGCATACTGGAGGAGTTTGGGCTACTCGAAACAGAAATCGGCATAAGAATGTCAGGCTGTCCAAATGGCTGTTCAAGAGCAGCGATGGGGGAGATTGGCTTTATTGGCAAAGGGCCAGGTAAATACAATCTATACTTAGGTGGAGATTTTAAAGGACAACGCTTGAATAAAATTTACCGTGAAAATATTGGCGAGGAAGAAATTTTATCAACATTGCGCCCAATACTTGAGCATTATGCAAAAGAGCGCGAGGAGCAGGAGCATTTCGGTGATTTTGTTATCCGTCAAGGCTATGTCGAGGCAGTAACAGATGGGCGTCAATTCCATTTATCATAA
- a CDS encoding YIP1 family protein has protein sequence MDNKTLNPFLAVWLHPKQAARYLIDHKTLGFAMMIITICTIISLPVNFLDTGEILTWPFLIGVVLVSPFLAILGLFITAFFPWAIGKLFKGTSTYTDMYKVMSLASIPAAAMGPIYLIWFVVSPDTLLNTELAFSGTGIAIFLVVMLLSFALGIWSFVVSVAVVAEAHQFSNWKAFFTLIIPAVIILIFILSLGALIAFLFFSNM, from the coding sequence ATGGATAACAAAACGTTAAATCCTTTTCTTGCTGTGTGGCTACACCCAAAGCAAGCAGCTCGCTATTTGATTGACCACAAAACACTTGGTTTCGCTATGATGATTATTACAATTTGTACGATTATCAGTTTACCTGTGAACTTTTTAGACACTGGAGAAATCTTGACTTGGCCGTTCCTTATTGGAGTAGTTCTTGTATCTCCCTTTTTAGCAATATTAGGGTTGTTTATTACAGCATTCTTTCCATGGGCAATCGGAAAACTTTTTAAAGGTACATCCACGTATACAGATATGTATAAAGTGATGAGCTTAGCATCGATTCCAGCTGCAGCGATGGGACCCATTTATTTAATTTGGTTCGTCGTATCACCTGACACTCTTTTAAATACAGAGTTAGCCTTCTCAGGAACAGGTATTGCTATTTTTTTAGTTGTTATGCTACTCTCATTTGCACTCGGTATTTGGTCATTTGTTGTGTCTGTTGCTGTTGTAGCAGAAGCGCACCAATTCTCTAATTGGAAAGCATTTTTCACGCTAATTATTCCAGCTGTTATTATTTTAATTTTTATACTGTCACTTGGAGCTTTAATTGCCTTCTTGTTCTTCAGTAATATGTAA